In the genome of Rhodoplanes sp. Z2-YC6860, one region contains:
- a CDS encoding polysaccharide deacetylase family protein, with protein MSTATLAWPKGHRTAVVVSVLLETWSEGKSPSYFPRTTPLPPGSKDIAGINWAQFGGNEGVWRLSRNLSDLGIPSTLFCNGRSAEVWPEAVAAFAKAGHDVAGHGYLQDQTLFSMNSDRERETIKKTLDLIQKAAGKRPTGWLTPIYGHSENTLEYLAEAKVTWCSDALDASVPYWKETKAGKVLMIPWSDFVDNRTLRASPRVYFDVYKDMFDYLYACEPGALINIGVHSHFGGRPAMTAVFRQILEYFRSHKDVWFAQHHEVAKWIKDEGIETTSYASRFSK; from the coding sequence ATGAGCACTGCCACACTCGCTTGGCCAAAGGGCCACCGCACCGCTGTCGTCGTCAGCGTGCTGCTGGAAACCTGGAGCGAGGGCAAATCGCCGAGCTATTTCCCGCGCACCACGCCGCTGCCCCCCGGCTCCAAGGACATCGCCGGCATCAACTGGGCGCAATTCGGCGGCAACGAGGGCGTGTGGCGGTTGTCGCGCAACCTCTCGGACCTCGGAATTCCTTCGACCTTGTTCTGCAACGGCCGCAGCGCCGAGGTCTGGCCCGAGGCCGTCGCGGCATTCGCCAAGGCGGGGCATGACGTCGCGGGCCATGGCTATCTGCAGGACCAGACGCTGTTCTCGATGAACTCCGACCGCGAGCGCGAAACCATCAAGAAGACGCTCGACCTGATCCAGAAGGCCGCGGGCAAGCGCCCAACCGGCTGGCTGACGCCGATCTACGGCCATTCGGAGAACACGCTGGAATATCTCGCCGAGGCCAAGGTCACCTGGTGCTCGGACGCGCTCGACGCCAGCGTCCCGTACTGGAAAGAGACCAAGGCCGGCAAGGTGCTGATGATCCCGTGGAGCGACTTCGTCGACAACCGCACGCTGCGCGCCAGCCCGCGCGTCTACTTCGACGTCTACAAGGACATGTTCGACTATCTCTACGCCTGCGAGCCCGGCGCGCTGATCAACATCGGCGTCCACAGCCACTTCGGCGGCCGCCCCGCGATGACCGCGGTGTTCCGCCAGATCCTGGAATACTTCCGCAGCCACAAGGATGTCTGGTTCGCCCAGCATCACGAGGTGGCGAAGTGGATCAAGGACGAGGGCATCGAGACCACGAGCTACGCGTCGCGCTTCAGCAAATAA
- a CDS encoding Bug family tripartite tricarboxylate transporter substrate binding protein gives MLRLALAAAALLAATFSAQAQQDWPNKPVKILVPTAAGGTADATARLFAQHVSKTLGQQFYVENRGGAGNTLGIDSVVRSPADGYTLLLGAGTIAINHLIYKKLPYDVLRDLTPVTQMISLPNVLVVHPSQPMKTLADYIAAAKAAPGKINYASAGVGSNLHMAMELLRFRTGIDVTHVPYKGVGPALQDTLAGHVMSMMSNAASAKPHIVAGNLRALGVTSLKRSAALPDVPTFDEQGVKGYEVLNWFGLFAPAGTPKEIVDRLQAEAAAMMNDPKTREMMTAEGAEPVASKPEVFAAFVKDEIRKWDEVGKAANIQPTE, from the coding sequence ATGCTTCGATTGGCTCTGGCGGCGGCCGCGCTTCTGGCGGCGACCTTCAGCGCGCAGGCACAACAGGATTGGCCGAACAAACCGGTGAAAATCCTGGTGCCGACCGCAGCCGGCGGAACGGCGGACGCGACCGCGCGGCTGTTCGCGCAACATGTCAGCAAGACGCTCGGCCAGCAGTTCTATGTCGAGAACCGCGGCGGCGCAGGCAACACGCTGGGCATCGATTCGGTGGTGCGCTCGCCGGCCGACGGCTACACGCTGCTGCTCGGCGCCGGCACGATTGCGATCAACCATCTGATCTACAAGAAGCTGCCCTACGACGTGCTGCGCGACCTCACGCCTGTCACGCAGATGATCTCGCTGCCCAACGTGCTGGTGGTGCACCCCTCGCAGCCGATGAAGACGCTCGCCGATTACATCGCGGCCGCCAAGGCAGCACCCGGCAAGATCAACTACGCCTCGGCGGGCGTCGGCAGCAATCTGCACATGGCGATGGAGCTTTTGCGCTTCCGCACCGGCATCGATGTCACCCACGTGCCTTACAAGGGTGTCGGTCCGGCCTTGCAGGACACGCTCGCCGGCCACGTGATGTCGATGATGTCGAACGCCGCCTCGGCCAAGCCGCACATCGTTGCGGGCAATCTTCGCGCGCTCGGCGTCACGTCGCTGAAGCGTTCGGCCGCGCTGCCGGACGTGCCGACCTTCGACGAACAGGGCGTGAAGGGCTACGAGGTGCTGAACTGGTTCGGGCTGTTCGCGCCGGCCGGCACGCCGAAGGAGATCGTCGATCGTTTGCAGGCGGAAGCCGCCGCGATGATGAACGACCCCAAGACCCGGGAGATGATGACCGCCGAAGGCGCCGAGCCGGTGGCGAGCAAGCCCGAGGTGTTCGCCGCTTTCGTCAAGGACGAGATCAGGAAATGGGACGAGGTCGGCAAGGCCGCGAACATCCAGCCGACCGAGTGA
- a CDS encoding Bug family tripartite tricarboxylate transporter substrate binding protein: protein MNRSTIKRRDFLALGLMAAGAPSAANAALFSRHKVPNKPIRLVVPFAPGSGTDFVGRLWAETARPHLGTLVIENQSGGAGALGGVAVARAKPDGTTLLVAPTTAFVLEMLLKRRPVYNPVKELVPISSFAISAFVMAVNPALPVGSLKELVAYAAANPQKVTFGSAGIGSMGHLTGEMFKSLTKTPGITHVPYRGGNQLITDTIGGQISMLIQPATDQILDLHKSGKLKILAVTSPSRLIVAPDIPTAVESGVPDLIVFVFIGLFAPRGTPKSVVEHLSQASRAAMADQTFQKKLIDAGYRPDPDSTPEKVQQYIRYDLERWGPLIKSIGLKID from the coding sequence ATGAACCGATCGACGATCAAGCGGCGCGATTTTCTCGCGCTGGGGCTCATGGCCGCGGGTGCGCCGTCCGCGGCGAACGCCGCGCTGTTTTCCCGGCACAAAGTCCCGAACAAGCCGATCCGGCTGGTGGTGCCCTTTGCGCCCGGCAGCGGCACCGATTTCGTCGGCCGGCTGTGGGCCGAAACGGCGCGGCCGCATCTCGGCACGCTCGTCATCGAGAACCAGAGCGGCGGCGCGGGCGCGCTCGGCGGCGTGGCAGTCGCGCGGGCGAAGCCGGACGGCACCACGCTGCTGGTGGCGCCCACGACCGCGTTCGTCCTGGAAATGCTGCTCAAGAGGCGGCCGGTCTACAATCCGGTCAAGGAGCTCGTGCCGATTTCAAGTTTCGCGATTTCGGCCTTCGTGATGGCCGTCAATCCGGCGCTGCCGGTCGGCTCGCTGAAGGAGCTTGTCGCCTATGCGGCCGCCAATCCGCAGAAGGTGACGTTCGGTTCGGCGGGCATCGGCTCGATGGGGCATCTCACCGGCGAGATGTTCAAGTCGCTGACGAAGACACCAGGCATCACCCACGTGCCGTATCGCGGCGGCAACCAGCTGATCACCGACACGATCGGCGGGCAGATCTCCATGCTGATCCAGCCCGCGACCGATCAGATCCTGGATCTGCACAAGTCGGGCAAGCTCAAGATACTCGCGGTCACCAGCCCCAGCCGCCTGATTGTTGCGCCGGACATTCCGACGGCGGTGGAATCAGGCGTCCCGGACCTCATCGTGTTCGTGTTCATCGGCCTGTTTGCGCCGCGCGGAACACCGAAGTCCGTTGTCGAGCACCTAAGCCAGGCGTCGCGCGCCGCGATGGCGGATCAGACGTTCCAGAAAAAGCTGATCGATGCGGGTTACCGGCCGGACCCGGATTCGACACCGGAGAAGGTCCAACAGTACATCCGCTACGACCTTGAGCGCTGGGGGCCGCTGATCAAGAGCATCGGTCTGAAGATCGATTGA
- a CDS encoding ketopantoate reductase family protein codes for MTNITESKIAVVGAGALGSYFGGLLARAGHPVTLIGRAGHVDAIKRSGLQFLADGSEQRISLAATVDVSAVRDASLVLFCVKSFDTEAAAAAIAPHLARDAVVLSLQNGVDNPERIGRHIRNQVIPVLVYVGANIPEPGVVRHTGGSNVVIGQLKAFRERAPDGVLLADIAATFSGAGLTVKTSDDIEADLWIKLLMNATYNAVSALGRSAYARMVAMPEVNAIMRDAAAEVVAVAKAKGICLPDDIIETAMKLADSMPQTRSSTAQDIAKGRLTEVAYLNGAVAEQGRALGVPTPVNGTLNALIKLLEQAGSAAPGG; via the coding sequence ATGACGAACATCACCGAGTCCAAAATCGCAGTGGTGGGAGCCGGCGCGCTCGGCTCCTACTTCGGCGGTTTGCTTGCCCGCGCAGGCCATCCGGTGACGCTGATCGGCCGCGCCGGCCACGTCGACGCGATCAAGCGCAGCGGCCTGCAATTTCTCGCTGACGGCAGCGAACAGCGGATTTCGCTTGCGGCGACAGTCGATGTCTCCGCCGTTCGCGATGCGAGCCTAGTACTGTTCTGCGTCAAGAGCTTCGACACCGAAGCGGCGGCCGCCGCGATAGCGCCGCATCTTGCGCGCGACGCCGTCGTGCTGAGCCTGCAGAACGGCGTCGACAATCCCGAACGCATCGGCCGGCACATCCGCAATCAGGTGATCCCGGTGCTGGTCTATGTCGGGGCCAATATTCCCGAGCCTGGCGTGGTCCGGCACACCGGCGGCAGCAACGTCGTCATCGGTCAGTTGAAGGCGTTTCGCGAACGTGCACCGGATGGCGTGTTGCTTGCCGATATCGCCGCGACGTTCAGCGGCGCGGGCCTCACGGTCAAGACATCGGACGACATCGAAGCCGATCTATGGATCAAGCTTCTGATGAACGCGACCTACAATGCGGTCTCGGCGCTGGGCCGGTCGGCCTATGCCCGAATGGTGGCGATGCCGGAGGTGAACGCGATCATGCGCGACGCCGCAGCCGAAGTGGTTGCGGTCGCCAAGGCCAAGGGCATCTGCTTGCCGGATGACATCATCGAGACCGCGATGAAGCTCGCGGATTCGATGCCGCAGACCAGATCGTCAACCGCGCAAGACATCGCGAAGGGCCGGTTGACCGAGGTCGCGTATCTCAACGGCGCGGTCGCTGAGCAGGGCCGGGCGCTCGGCGTGCCGACGCCGGTCAATGGCACGCTCAATGCACTGATCAAATTGCTGGAGCAGGCCGGATCGGCTGCGCCGGGCGGCTGA